GCTGGTGCGCCACCAGGAGTTCGCGCACCGCGGCGACCGCCGAGACCGCAGAGACCGCCGCGGTCACCTCGGGGCCGCGGATCTCCTGCCCGACGTCCTCGCCGTCGAGCAGCACCGAGGGCCGCTCCGGGTCGGTGCCCATGGTCAGCTCCACCCCGCACACCACGCGCACGACCTCGGCCTCGTCCGACGGCCCGACCTGCGCGCGCAGCACGGCCAGCGTCACGGCGCGGTACATCGCACCGGTGTCGAGGTAGCTCGCCCCCAGCGCCGAGGCCAACTTGCGGGACACCGTCGACTTGCCGGTGCCCGAGGGACCGTCCAGGGCCACCACACCGCGGAGCCTGGCGTGTGCCACGTGCTCGTCCTCTCGATCGTCGCCTCGATCCGGCTGACGGCCGGACCAACCGTCCATTCTGCCTGGTCCTCGGGCGCGGGTCTCAATCGCGTCCCGTTCTTGTCGAACACCCGGGCGCGAGTCGTCGATCACCGAATATGGTGGAGGGGTGGACGTAACAGTGACCCCGCTGCCGGGCCTTGGCACGCGGCAGGACTTCACCACCCGCTCCGGCCACCGCATCGGCGTGATCACCTACCGGGACGGCCGGTTCGAGCTGATCGTCTCGGACCACGAGGACCCGGACAAGGTCGCCGCTTCTGTCGACCTGACCACCGACGAGACCAGTGCGTTGGCCAACCTGCTGGGCGCCCCGCAGCTGGTGGCAAAGCTCACCGAGCAGCAGCGCGAGGTCACCGGGGTCACCACCTGGCAGCTGCCGCTCGCACCGGGATCGCCCTACGACGGTCGCACCCTGGGCGACACCGAGATGCGCACCCGCACCTCGGCGTCGATCGTCGCGGTCGTCCGCGACGGCACCGTGCACCCCTCGCCCCGCCCGGACTTCCTGTTCTCCGGCGGCGACCTGGTGGTCGTCGTGGGCACCAGCAAGGGGCTGCGCGCCGCAGCCGAGATCTTGGAGAAGGGCTGATCCCCGCCCGCTCCGCTCTCCCGGTCGCCGACCGGGACACGCGTTGCCAACGGTGGTCCCGCGCGTGCCGATCCCAGAACAACTCCATACGCAGCAACACGCGAGAGGAACACCACGGTGCACGACACGGCGATCTCGTTGATCGAGCTCGGCGCGGTTTTCTTCGGTCTCGGCGTGCTGGGCAGGCTCGCCTGGAAGATCGGCTTGTCCCCGATCCCGCTGTACCTGCTGGGCGGCCTGGCGTTCGGCACTGGCGGCCTGATACCGCTGCACGGCATCCAGCCGTTCACGCACCTGGCCTCCGAGATCGGCGTGGTGCTCCTCCTGCTCCTGCTGGGTCTGGAGTACTCCGCGGGTGAGCTGGTCACCGGTCTGCGCCGCTCGTGGTTAGCGGGCTTGATCGACATCGTGCTCAACGCGCTGCCGGGTGCTGCGGTGGCGCTCATGCTGGGCTGGGGTCCGATCGGCGCGCTGACCATGGCCGGCGTGACCTACATCTCCTCGTCCGGCATCGTCGCGAAGGTGCTCGGCGACCTGGGCCGGCTGGGCAACCGGGAGACCCCGGTCATCCTGTCCATCCTGGTCTTCGAAGACCTGGCGATGGCCGTCTACCTGCCGATCCTGACCGCGCTGCTGGCCGGGGTCAGCTTCCTCGGCGGGCTCACCGCGGTCGGGGTGTCGCTGGTGGTGATCACCCTGGTGCTGGTGATCGCGCTGAAGTTCGGCAAGTACGTCTCGGCGCTCATCGACAGCCCCGACCCGGAGGTGTTCCTGCTGCGGCTGCTCGGCTCGGCGCTGCTGGTCGCCGGCATCGCCTCGGAGCTGCAGGTCTCGGCCGCCGTCGGCTCGTTCCTGCTGGGCATCGCGATCTCCGGGTCCACCGCGACGAACGCGACGCGGATGCTGGAGCCGCTGCGCGACCTGTTCGCCGCGCTGTTCTTCGTGGTGTTCGGGCTGAACACCAACCCGGCCGAGATCCCGCCGGTGCTGCCGGTGGCGCTGCTGCTCGCGGTGGCCACCGCAGCCACCAAGGTCGCCACCGGCTGGATCGCCTCGCAGATGCAGGGCGTGGGCCGGATGGGCCGGGCGCGCGCCGGTGCGGCGCTCGTGGCGCGCGGCGAGTTCTCCATCGTGATCGCCGGGCTGGCGGTGGCCTCGGGCGCGGTGTCCGGTGAACTGGCCGCCCTGGCCACCGCCTACGTGCTGCTGATGGCGATCATCGGACCGGTCACGGCCCGCGTGGTCGAGCCGGTGGCCCGGATGTTCGTCCGCCGCAGCAGCGCCGCGAAGGCCTGATCCGGCGGCTACATCCCGACGATCCGGTAGAGCGATCCGACCTCTTGGCGGTTGAGGGGTCGGATCGCTCCCGGGCGCTCCGAGGTCAGGCGGACGTCGCCGATCCGGGTGCGCACCAGCCGCTGCACCGGGTGGCCGACGTGCTTGAGCAGCCGCCGCACGATGCGCTTGCGGCCCTCGTGCAGCACGACCTCGACCAGCGCGCGGTTCCTGACCGTGTCGACGACCTTGAACCGGTCCACCTTCACCGGGCCGTCGTCGAGCTCCACGCCCTTGCGCAGCTGCTGGCCCAGGTCCTTCGGGACCGGTCCGAGGACCTCGGCGAGGTAGGTCTTGCGCACCCCGTAGCGCGGGTGCATCAGCCGGTTGGCCAGCTCGCCGTCGTTGGTGATCAGCAGCAGGCCCTCGGTGTCCTGGTCCAGGCGCCCGACGTGGAACAGCTTGCCCTGGCGCTCGCGCAGGTAGTCGCCGATGCACGGGCGGCCCTGGTCGTCGGACATGGTGCACAGGATGCCGCGCGGCTTGTTGAGCATCAGGTGGGTGAGGTTGTCGTTCACCATCACCCGGGTGCCGTCGACGTGGATGACCGCGGTCTCCGGGTCGACGCGGCGGCCCAGTTCGGTGACCACCTCTCCGTCGACCTCGATGCGCCCCTCGAGGATCATCTCCTCGGCCGCGCGCCGCGAGGCCACCCCGGCCCTGGACAGCACTTTCTGCAGGCGCACGCCTTCCGCAGCGGCGTTGGACGAACGGTGTTCAGACGTCATCGATCGAATCCACTTCAGGCAACAGGGGAGCGAGCGGCGGCAAGTCCTTCAGCGACGACAGGCCGAGCCGTTCCAGGAACAGCTCCGTCGTGCAGTACAGGTTGCCGCCTGTCTCCGGGTCGGTCCCGGCCTCTTCGACGAGGCCGCGCCCTACCAGGGTACGGATGACGCCGTCGACGTTGACACCCCGTACGGCCGCCACCCGCGCGCGGGTCACCGGCTGCCGGTAGGCGATGACCGCCAGGGTCTCCAGGGCGGCGCGGGTGAGCTTCGTGCGCTGCCCGTCGAGCAGGTAGCGCTCGACGTAAGGGGCGTAGACCTCCCGCGTGTAGAGGCGCCAGCCGTCGCCGACGCGACGCAGGTCGATGCCGCGCTCGGACTCGGCGTAGCTGTCGGAGAGCCGCTGCAGCGCCTGGCGGACCCGCTGCACCGGCTGCTCCAGCGTGTCGGCCAGCAGCTCCTCGCCGGCGGGGACGTCGACCACCAGCAGCAGCGCTTCCAGCGCGGCGTCGAGCGCCTCGTCGGAGGTCAGGTCCGGCACCCGCTGCTGCTCCACCGCCTCGGCTTCCTGCGGTTGGGGCTCCGGTTCACCGGTGAACGGCGGGCCGCTGCCGGACGCCTGGTCATCGGTGGACGGCTGCTCGCCGGCGGGCTCCTGGTCCTCGGCGGACGACCGCTCACCGGTGGACGACTGGTCTCCGCTGGACGGCTCCCCCTCGACCGCCCGGTCCGCGGCGGACGACCGCTCGCCGCCCGACGACCGGCCGTCGGCCGGTCCGGCAGGGGCGTGCGGCGCGACCACCGAGCCCGGTGTCCCGGCCGGGGCGTCCTGCTCGGCAGCGGGCTGCGGCTCCCACTCGCCGCTCATGCTCGTTCCACCTCTCCGCGTTCCACAGTGGCGGTAGCGTCCCGGTCGGAGCGTGGCCGCTCCCGGACGATCATCCGTACTCCTCCTCGTCGGCGCTGGCGCGCTGCGCCTCGGCGTCGGCCTTGGCCTCCTCGAGGCTGCCGCCCACCCACCGCACGAGCAGCTCGCCCAGCGGCGTCTCCTGCTCGAACTGCAGCACCTTCTCGCGGTAGAGCTCCAGCAGCGCCAGGAACCGCGCCACCACCTCGATGGTGTGCCCGCAGTCGGAGGTGAGCTCGGGGAAGGTGGCGCTGCCCTTCTCCGCCAGCCGCACCCGGAGCAGCGCCGCGTGCTCGCGGACCGAGACGCTGTGCTGGTGGATGTGGTCCAGCGACACGGTGGGCGGCGGCTTCGGCCGGAACACCGCGGCCGCGATCTCGGCGAACTGCTGCGGGTCGACGCCGAGGCGCACCTCCGGCAGCAGGTTCTCGAACCGCTCCTCCAGCGACACCGCACGCGGGTAGCGCCGCAGCGCCCCCGCCTCCAGCTCGCCGAACAGCGCCGCCACCTGCTTGTACGCGCGGTACTGGAGCAACCGCGCGAACAGCAGGTCCCGGGCTTCCAGCAGCGCGAGGTCCGCTTCGTCCTCCACCTCGGCCGCGGGCAGCAGCCGGGCCGCCTTGAGGTCGAGCAGGGTGGCGGCGACCACGAGGAACTCGGTGGTCTCGTCGAGGTCCCACTTCTCGCCCAACGCCTTGGTGTAGGCGATGAACTCGTCGGTGACCTTGTGCAGCGCGACCTCGGTGACGTCCAGCTGGTGCTGCGAGATCAGCTGGAGCAGCAGGTCGAAGGGGCCCTCGAAGTTCTCCAGGCGGACGGTGAAGCCACCGCTGCCGCCGTTCTCCCCCGGTGCCTTCTCCTCCCCGGCGGCGGGTTCGGTCACTCGCCGGGCTCCCGCAGGCGACGGACCAGCTCCGAGTCGGCACCGCGCTCGTCGAGGTCGGCGAGCACCGCCGCAACCGCTTCCCGCACCACCCGGCCGCGGTCCACGGCGATGCCGTGGTCGGCCCGCAAAGCCAGTCGCGCCTGCTCCAAGGCCAGCAACTCCTCGTCGGAGACGTACACGGTGATCTTCGCATCGTGCTTGCGCCGTCCCGACCCGGTCCGCCCGGAACGGGCGGACCTGGCCGGCGCCGGGTCCGGCGCGTTCACGTGGTCCGTGCGAGGAACAGTAGTACGGAACAGTTCCGCGGCGCCCGGCAGGGCTGCCCGCCGGGTCATCGGGCGATCACCTCGCGGGCCAGCGCCCGGTACGCCTGGGCCCCCGCGGAGCGCGGCGCCCACCGGGTGATCGGTTCCCCGGCCACCGTGGTCTCCGGGAACCGGACCGTGCGGTTGATCACCGAGTCGAACACGACGTCACCGAACGCCTCCACGACGCGCGCCATCACCTCGCGGGAGTGCAGCGTGCGCGGGTCGAACATGGTGGCCAGGATCCCGCTGATCTCCAGCTTCGGGTTCAGCCGTTCCCGCACCTTCTCGATGGTGTCGATCAGAAGGGCCACCCCGCGCAAGCTGAAGAACTCGCACTCCAGCGGGATGATCACGCCATCGGCGGCGGCCAGCGCGTTGACCGTCAGCAGGCCCAGCGAGGGCTGGCAGTCCACCAGGATGTAGTCGTAGTCGGCGATCGCGGGTTGCAGCACCCGGGCCAGGGTCTGCTCCCTCCCCACCTCGGCGACCAGCTGCACCTCGGCCGCGGACAGGTCGATGTTGCTGGGCAGCAGGTCCATCCCCTCGACGCTGGTCCGGCGCACCACGTCGTGGATGGAGACCGACCGCTCCATGATCACGTTGTAGATGGTCTGCTCCAGCTGGTGGGGCTGGACACCGAGGCCGACCGAGAGCGCCCCCTGCGGGTCGAAGTCCACCAGCAGCACCCGGCGCCCGTACTCCGCCAAGGATGCGCCGAGGTTGATCGTCGACGTGGTCTTCCCCACTCCGCCCTTCTGGTTGCACATCGCGATCACCGAAGCGGGACCGTGGTGGTCCAGCAGCGGTGGTTCCGGGATGTGCCGACGTGGCCGGCCGGTGGGACCGAGACCGCGGGGTTGCGCCAGGTCGGCGCCGTCCACGTGGCCCGTCGTCTCGGGGGCGATGCTCAGGTCGACCGCGCCCCGGGGCCGCCCGTCGGCGGAGGGCTGCGGCAACGACATGGCGATCAGACTCCTCTTGGTACCTGTGGCGATCAATCGCAGCCTAAGTGGCATCCACTACCAGCGGCAACGCGCCTCGCCGGGGTGTCCGAAGTTCTCTGTGACCTCCGTGTGATCAACGTCTACCGCCATCCCACCCCCACCGCATGCGCAGTCCCGCCATCTCACCCCGAAGCGTGGGCCCGCGGGTGGGCGGTCGCGTAGACCTCGCGCAGCGCGTGCACGGTGACCAGCGTGTACACCTGCGTCGTCGTCACGGAGGCGTGCCCGAGCAGTTCCTGCACCACCCGGACGTCCGCGCCGCCCTCCACCAGGTGCGTGGCGAAGGAGTGCCGCAGCACGTGCGGGGAGACGTCACCGCTGATCCCGGCGCGGCGCGCCGCCGCCTTCAGCGCGTTCCACGCGCTCTGCCGGGAGAGCCGGCCGCCGCGCGAGTTCACGAAGACCGCCGCGCTCCCGCGGCCGCGCGCCACCAGCGCCGGTCGCGCCCGCACCAGGTAGGCGTCGAGCGCTTCCAGCGCGGGACGGCCGATCGGCACCAGCCGCTGGCGGCCGCCCTTGCCGTCGAGCCGCACGGTCCGGTCGGTGCGGTCGACGTCGTCGAGGTCCAGCCCGACGGCCTCGGAGATCCGCGCCCCGGTGGAGTACAGCAGCTCCAGCAGCGCGCGGTCGCGCAGTCCCTTGGCGTCGTCTCCCCCGGCGTGGTCGAGCAGGGTGCCGACGTCGTCGACGGACAGCGCCTTCGGCAGCCGCTTGGGCAGGCTGGGCGGCGCGACCTCGCGCGCCACGTCGACCGCGAGCGTGCCCTCGGCGTGCGCGAACCGGTGCAGCCCGCGCGCCGCGACCAGGGCGCGCGCCGCCGAGGAGGAGGCCAGCGGCGGGCGCAGCTCGGTGCCTTCCCGCAGCTCGGCCACGAAGTCCGACAGGTGCTGCGCGCGCACCTCGTCGAGCGCGGTCACCCCCGCGCTGACCAGGAACTCGGCGTACCGGCGCAGGTCCCGGGCGTAGGAGTCGAGCGTGCTGCGGGCGGTGCCGCGCTCGACCGCGAGGTGGTCGAGGTAGCCGGTGATCGCCTCGCGCAGCCCGGATGGCAGCGCGTCGAACCCCATCACCGGCCCAGCCGCCGGCGGAACCGCTGCGGCCGGTCCCGCCACTCGGCGTCGACGGGCCGCGCCGGGCGGGCGCCGTCGCGCACCGCCTTGGCGGCGAGCAGCCCGGACACCGCGGGGGCGTTGACGATCTCCCCAGCCAGCACCATGTCCACGGCCTCGTCGAACGGCACCCGGTGGACGACCAGGTCGGCCTCCTCGTCCCCGACCGCTTCCGGCCTGTCCACATCGGACAAACCGGTGGCCAGGAAGATGCGGATGCTCTCGTCGGTGAAGCCGGGCGAGGACACCACGTCCACCAGGACCGACCAGTCCGTCGCCGCGATCCCGGCCTCCTCGACCAGTTCCCGCCGCGCGGTGCGCACCGGCTCCTCCCCGGCGACGTCGAGCAACCCGGCGGGCAGCTCCCAGAGCCGCCGCCCCACCGGGTAGCGGTACTGGTGCAGCAGCACCACCCGGTCCTGCTCGTCGATCGCCACCACGGCCACCGCGCCGAGGTGCTCGACCACCTCGCGCCGCGCGTGCCCGCCGCCGGGCATGCCGACCTCGTCGGCCCGCAGCGCGAGGATCGTGCCCACGTAGACGTCCTCGCTGGCCAGCGTGGTGAACTCGTGCTCGCCGTTGGTGCGCTCCACACCGCTTCCCGTCTTGTCCACGCGACCACCCTAGATCCGGGTGGCGTCGCGCGGCGAGAGCGCGATCTCGCCGGAGGCGGGCGCACCCGGCCCCCGGCAAGGTCACCGGGTCACGCGCTCGGCGCGGGCTCCTCCACCGGCTCCAGCTCGACCGGCAGCCGCTCGGCGGCGCGGTAGTCCAGCGCCGCCTTGACGAACGCGGCGAACAGCGGGTGCGGGCGCGTCGGACGGCTCTTGAGCTCCGGGTGCGCCTGGGTGCCCACGAAGAACGGGTGCTGCTCGCGCGGCAGCTCCACGAACTCCACCAGCCGGCCGTCCGGCGAGGTGCCGGAGAACACCAGCCCCGCCTTGCTCAGCTGGTCGCGGTAGGCGTTGTTCACCTCGTAGCGGTGCCGGTGCCGCTCGGCCACCTCGGTCGTGCCGTAGGCCTCGGCCACGATCGAACCGTCGACCAGCTTCGCCGGGTAGGAACCCAGCCGCATGGTGCCGCCCATGTCCCGGTCACCGGAGATGACGTCGTGCTGGTCGGCCATGGTGCTGATCACCGGGTGCTGGCAGGGCTCCTCGAACTCCGTGGAGTTGGCCCGCTCCAGCCCGGCCAGCGACCGGGCCGTCTCGATCACCATGCACTGCAGGCCCAGGCACAGCCCGAGGGTGGGGATGCCGTGGGTGCGGGCGTAGCGGATGGCGCCGAGCTTGCCCTCGATGCCGCGGACCCCGAAGCCGCCGGGGATGAGCACACCGTCCATACCGGACAGCGCCTGCGCAGCACCGGCCTCGGTCTCGCAGGTGTCCGACCCCACCCAGGAGATCTCCACCTTCGCGCGGTGCGCGAAGCCACCGGCGCGCAGCGCCTCGGTCACCGACAGGTAGGCGTCGGGCAGGTCCACGTACTTGCCGACCAGGGCGATCCGCACCTTCTCCGACGGGTTGTGCACCCGGTCCAGCAGGTCGCCCCACACCGACCAGTCCACGTCGCGGAACGGCAGCCCCAGCCGTCGCACCAGGTAGGCGTCCAAGCCCTCGGCGTGCAGCACGCGCGGGATGTCGTAGATCGACGGGGCGTCCGGGCAGGCCACCACGCCGTCGGAGTCGACGTCGCACATCAGCGCGATCTTGCGCTTGAGGTCCTCCGGCAGGTCCCGGTCCGCGCGGCACACCAGCGCGTCGGGCTGGATGCCGATGTTGCGCAACGCGGCCACCGAGTGCTGGGTGGGCTTGGTCTTGAGCTCCCCGGACGGCGCCAGGAACGGCACCAGCGAGACGTGCAGGAAGAAGCAGTTGTCCCGACCGACGTCGTGGCGCACCTGGCGGCAGGCCTCCAGGAACGGCAGCGACTCGATGTCGCCGACGGTGCCGCCGACCTCGGTGATCACCACGTCGGGGGTCCGGCCGTCCTCGTCCGGCTCGGCCATCGCCCGGATGCGGGCCTTGATCTGGTCGGTGATGTGCGGGATGACCTGCACGGTGTCGCCCAGGTACTCGCCGCGGCGCTCCTTGGCGATCACCGCGGAGTACACCTGGCCGGTCGTCACGTTGGCGTTGCGGGTCAGGTCCCGGTCCAGGAACCGCTCGTAGTGACCGATGTCGAGGTCGGTCTCCGCGCCGTCCTCGGTGACGAACACCTCACCGTGCTGGAACGGGTTCATCGTCCCCGGGTCGACGTTGAGGTAGGGGTCGAGCTTCTGCATGGTCACCCGCAGACCGCGGGAGGTCAGCAGCTCACCCAGGCTGGACGCCGTGAGCCCCTTTCCCAACGAGGAGGCCACGCCCCCCGTGACGAACACGTGCTTGATCGTGCGTGCTTGCGGCGCCAACAAATGCTCCCCGTGGTCGAGCCGTCGCCTGGCTGGAACTTCTGCGCTGGCAGGACGGCTGGATCCGTCGCTCCCACGGGATTCCAGCCTAACGCACGTCAGCCGGCCGGCGCACCGTGACCCACCGCTCCCGGACCAGACCCGAACGCCCAGGTCAACCGCCATCCGGGCGGTGGGTCACGGGCGGCTCAACCCCGGGCGCTGGGCACCGGCCCCTGCGCGGTGGCGGCCACGCCGTAGTGCCCGGCCTGCCGGTCGGCCTGCTCGCGCACGGCGAGCACCACCGCCACCCGGCCCGAGCCGCTGTCGGCGTTGTCCACGGTGGACAGGTTCGACGAGATCGCCGGGTCGGCCCGGGCCACGCCGACCGCCCCGTGGCCGTCGGCCGAACCGGAGCCGCCGGCCAGCACCGCGCCCTGCCCGGCGCGGTCGACCTGCGTGGCGAAGCGGGCCAGCGTGGCGGCCTGGTCCCCGGCGCGGTCACCCTCGACGCGGCCACCGGTCAGCACCACCGCCAGCTGCGCGGGTCGCAGTCCCGGCGAGGCGGTCAGGAAGCCGCCGTCGGCCAGCCCGGCGAGCGCGGCCGCCCGCTCCTGGTCCCCGGTCTGCGGCTGGCCGGTCTGCGGGTCCAGCAGCGCCAGCGGGCCGACCAAGCCACCGGCCAGGGTCCCGGGGTCGGCCGCGGTGGGCAGCTGCAGGCCGGCGGGCAGCAGCTCGGTGACCACGCGGCGCAGCTGGTCGGCCTGGTCCGGGTCGGCGAAGCCCTCGCCCAGGCGCAGCTCGCCGGTCACCTCCGCGCCCGCGTCGCGCAGCAGCCGCGCCACCGCCTCCCGCTGCTCGTCGGGCACGTCCGCCGCGCTGATGA
This region of Saccharopolyspora hordei genomic DNA includes:
- a CDS encoding TrkA C-terminal domain-containing protein, yielding MDVTVTPLPGLGTRQDFTTRSGHRIGVITYRDGRFELIVSDHEDPDKVAASVDLTTDETSALANLLGAPQLVAKLTEQQREVTGVTTWQLPLAPGSPYDGRTLGDTEMRTRTSASIVAVVRDGTVHPSPRPDFLFSGGDLVVVVGTSKGLRAAAEILEKG
- a CDS encoding cation:proton antiporter is translated as MHDTAISLIELGAVFFGLGVLGRLAWKIGLSPIPLYLLGGLAFGTGGLIPLHGIQPFTHLASEIGVVLLLLLLGLEYSAGELVTGLRRSWLAGLIDIVLNALPGAAVALMLGWGPIGALTMAGVTYISSSGIVAKVLGDLGRLGNRETPVILSILVFEDLAMAVYLPILTALLAGVSFLGGLTAVGVSLVVITLVLVIALKFGKYVSALIDSPDPEVFLLRLLGSALLVAGIASELQVSAAVGSFLLGIAISGSTATNATRMLEPLRDLFAALFFVVFGLNTNPAEIPPVLPVALLLAVATAATKVATGWIASQMQGVGRMGRARAGAALVARGEFSIVIAGLAVASGAVSGELAALATAYVLLMAIIGPVTARVVEPVARMFVRRSSAAKA
- a CDS encoding pseudouridine synthase, giving the protein MTSEHRSSNAAAEGVRLQKVLSRAGVASRRAAEEMILEGRIEVDGEVVTELGRRVDPETAVIHVDGTRVMVNDNLTHLMLNKPRGILCTMSDDQGRPCIGDYLRERQGKLFHVGRLDQDTEGLLLITNDGELANRLMHPRYGVRKTYLAEVLGPVPKDLGQQLRKGVELDDGPVKVDRFKVVDTVRNRALVEVVLHEGRKRIVRRLLKHVGHPVQRLVRTRIGDVRLTSERPGAIRPLNRQEVGSLYRIVGM
- the scpB gene encoding SMC-Scp complex subunit ScpB, whose translation is MSGEWEPQPAAEQDAPAGTPGSVVAPHAPAGPADGRSSGGERSSAADRAVEGEPSSGDQSSTGERSSAEDQEPAGEQPSTDDQASGSGPPFTGEPEPQPQEAEAVEQQRVPDLTSDEALDAALEALLLVVDVPAGEELLADTLEQPVQRVRQALQRLSDSYAESERGIDLRRVGDGWRLYTREVYAPYVERYLLDGQRTKLTRAALETLAVIAYRQPVTRARVAAVRGVNVDGVIRTLVGRGLVEEAGTDPETGGNLYCTTELFLERLGLSSLKDLPPLAPLLPEVDSIDDV
- a CDS encoding segregation/condensation protein A, with protein sequence MTEPAAGEEKAPGENGGSGGFTVRLENFEGPFDLLLQLISQHQLDVTEVALHKVTDEFIAYTKALGEKWDLDETTEFLVVAATLLDLKAARLLPAAEVEDEADLALLEARDLLFARLLQYRAYKQVAALFGELEAGALRRYPRAVSLEERFENLLPEVRLGVDPQQFAEIAAAVFRPKPPPTVSLDHIHQHSVSVREHAALLRVRLAEKGSATFPELTSDCGHTIEVVARFLALLELYREKVLQFEQETPLGELLVRWVGGSLEEAKADAEAQRASADEEEYG
- a CDS encoding ParA family protein, coding for MSLPQPSADGRPRGAVDLSIAPETTGHVDGADLAQPRGLGPTGRPRRHIPEPPLLDHHGPASVIAMCNQKGGVGKTTSTINLGASLAEYGRRVLLVDFDPQGALSVGLGVQPHQLEQTIYNVIMERSVSIHDVVRRTSVEGMDLLPSNIDLSAAEVQLVAEVGREQTLARVLQPAIADYDYILVDCQPSLGLLTVNALAAADGVIIPLECEFFSLRGVALLIDTIEKVRERLNPKLEISGILATMFDPRTLHSREVMARVVEAFGDVVFDSVINRTVRFPETTVAGEPITRWAPRSAGAQAYRALAREVIAR
- the xerD gene encoding site-specific tyrosine recombinase XerD, encoding MGFDALPSGLREAITGYLDHLAVERGTARSTLDSYARDLRRYAEFLVSAGVTALDEVRAQHLSDFVAELREGTELRPPLASSSAARALVAARGLHRFAHAEGTLAVDVAREVAPPSLPKRLPKALSVDDVGTLLDHAGGDDAKGLRDRALLELLYSTGARISEAVGLDLDDVDRTDRTVRLDGKGGRQRLVPIGRPALEALDAYLVRARPALVARGRGSAAVFVNSRGGRLSRQSAWNALKAAARRAGISGDVSPHVLRHSFATHLVEGGADVRVVQELLGHASVTTTQVYTLVTVHALREVYATAHPRAHASG
- a CDS encoding NUDIX hydrolase — its product is MDKTGSGVERTNGEHEFTTLASEDVYVGTILALRADEVGMPGGGHARREVVEHLGAVAVVAIDEQDRVVLLHQYRYPVGRRLWELPAGLLDVAGEEPVRTARRELVEEAGIAATDWSVLVDVVSSPGFTDESIRIFLATGLSDVDRPEAVGDEEADLVVHRVPFDEAVDMVLAGEIVNAPAVSGLLAAKAVRDGARPARPVDAEWRDRPQRFRRRLGR
- a CDS encoding CTP synthase, producing MAPQARTIKHVFVTGGVASSLGKGLTASSLGELLTSRGLRVTMQKLDPYLNVDPGTMNPFQHGEVFVTEDGAETDLDIGHYERFLDRDLTRNANVTTGQVYSAVIAKERRGEYLGDTVQVIPHITDQIKARIRAMAEPDEDGRTPDVVITEVGGTVGDIESLPFLEACRQVRHDVGRDNCFFLHVSLVPFLAPSGELKTKPTQHSVAALRNIGIQPDALVCRADRDLPEDLKRKIALMCDVDSDGVVACPDAPSIYDIPRVLHAEGLDAYLVRRLGLPFRDVDWSVWGDLLDRVHNPSEKVRIALVGKYVDLPDAYLSVTEALRAGGFAHRAKVEISWVGSDTCETEAGAAQALSGMDGVLIPGGFGVRGIEGKLGAIRYARTHGIPTLGLCLGLQCMVIETARSLAGLERANSTEFEEPCQHPVISTMADQHDVISGDRDMGGTMRLGSYPAKLVDGSIVAEAYGTTEVAERHRHRYEVNNAYRDQLSKAGLVFSGTSPDGRLVEFVELPREQHPFFVGTQAHPELKSRPTRPHPLFAAFVKAALDYRAAERLPVELEPVEEPAPSA
- a CDS encoding copper transporter, with product MISMRYHIVSIAAVFLALAVGVVLGSTSVSDRLLAAVSGQRQSLQEQVEDLTGERNALEAQVAASERFDSAVAPMAVQGQLERRSVVLISAADVPDEQREAVARLLRDAGAEVTGELRLGEGFADPDQADQLRRVVTELLPAGLQLPTAADPGTLAGGLVGPLALLDPQTGQPQTGDQERAAALAGLADGGFLTASPGLRPAQLAVVLTGGRVEGDRAGDQAATLARFATQVDRAGQGAVLAGGSGSADGHGAVGVARADPAISSNLSTVDNADSGSGRVAVVLAVREQADRQAGHYGVAATAQGPVPSARG